A single region of the Montipora capricornis isolate CH-2021 chromosome 13, ASM3666992v2, whole genome shotgun sequence genome encodes:
- the LOC138029821 gene encoding fibroblast growth factor receptor-like, with translation MIVHRDLAARNVLVGEGERCKVTDFGIARNVEQDDVYTKKSRGRLPVKWTAYEALFYRVYTTQSDVWSYGVLFYEILAIGGSPYPDTHARHVDSNL, from the exons ATG ATTGTCCACCGCGACTTGGCAGCGAGAAATGTTCTTGTTGGCGAAGGAGAGAGATGCAAGGTGACAGACTTTGGGATAGCGAGGAATGTGGAACAGGACGATGTTTATACCAAGAAAAGTAGG GGTCGATTACCTGTTAAATGGACTGCATATGAGGCCTTGTTTTACAGAGTATACACGACACAAAGTGATGT ATGGAGTTATGGGGTTCTTTTCTATGAAATCCTGGCAATTG GTGGATCTCCATACCCGGACACACACGCCAGACATGTGGATAGCAATctgtaa
- the LOC138030420 gene encoding proto-oncogene tyrosine-protein kinase receptor Ret-like → MKPHPHVIKLIGCVTESEPLMVLIEYVPFGDLLGYLRKSRGLNDTYYKNPDIQPQTNLTSEQLMKFAWQVADGMCYLSSKKIVHRDLAARNVLVGEGERCKVTDFGMARNVEQDDIYTRKSRGRLPVKWTAFEALLYGVYTTQSDVWSYGILLYEIVTVCKLHFKALIQ, encoded by the exons atgaaacctcATCCTCATGTTATCAAGCTCATCGGATGCGTCACTGAAAGCG AACCATTGATGGTGTTGATCGAGTATGTTCCATTTGGAGACCTCTTGGGATATCTGAGAAAGAGCCGAGGACTGAACGACACTTACTATAAGAACCCGGATATACAACCGCAGACCAATCTGACTTCGGAACAGCTGATGAAATTCGCTTGGCAGGTTGCTGATGGAATGTGTTACTTGTCTTCGAAAAAG ATTGTTCATCGGGACTTAGCAGCGAGAAATGTTCTTGTTGGTGAAGGAGAGAGATGTAAGGTGACAGATTTCGGGATGGCGAGGAATGTGGAACAGGATGATATTTACACCAGAAAAAGTCGG GGTCGATTACCTGTCAAATGGACTGCATTTGAGGCTTTGCTTTACGGAGTATACACGACACAAAGTGATGT CTGGAGTTATGGCATCCTTCTCTATGAAATCGTGACAGTTTGTAAGCTTCATTTTAAAGCATTGATCCAGTGA